A stretch of Janibacter endophyticus DNA encodes these proteins:
- a CDS encoding maltokinase N-terminal cap-like domain-containing protein produces MATIHDATLTPGKDDLVAAWIGEQRWYQAKGRSPRLRRLDGWRLDDPAGEVGIETLVYVDESPEPVTYQVPLTYRGAPLPGAEHALVGEMEHSVLGHRWVYDAPHDPVYVAQLMALVRGRAEPQHSTESGTPRQDIVGVPDLFWSGDPEVVSSAVLRGEQSNTSIIVETTSTPVILKVFRTLSPGDNPDIALQSALSSAGCPAVPLSVGHVAGIWAGPDGDPLVGQLAAAQQYLPGSRDAWRVALERAATGSPFVEEARALGRVTAEIHSTLARVLPTQPADAALVAAQVAGMRRRASAAVSEVPALAEHEARIETLLGAAAEASWPDLQRVHGDYHLGQVLDVPDDGGTRWVVIDFEGEPLRPLDERNAPDSPLRDVAGMLRSLDYAAAAAELPDDEAARWAEEAQAAFLEGYAEAGHRVAAGDPVLRALTLDKALYEVVYEARNRPAWLPIPVRAVTRLLKEDA; encoded by the coding sequence ATGGCGACCATCCACGACGCCACCCTCACCCCCGGCAAGGACGACCTCGTCGCCGCCTGGATCGGCGAGCAGCGGTGGTACCAGGCGAAGGGGCGATCGCCTCGCCTGCGCCGGCTGGACGGCTGGCGCCTCGACGACCCGGCCGGCGAGGTCGGGATCGAGACGCTCGTCTACGTCGACGAGTCCCCCGAGCCGGTGACCTACCAGGTGCCGCTGACCTACCGGGGCGCCCCCCTGCCCGGTGCCGAGCATGCTCTCGTCGGCGAGATGGAGCACTCCGTGCTCGGCCACCGCTGGGTCTACGACGCCCCGCACGACCCGGTCTACGTCGCGCAGCTCATGGCGCTCGTGCGCGGGCGGGCGGAGCCGCAGCACAGCACGGAGTCCGGCACGCCGCGGCAGGACATCGTCGGCGTCCCCGACCTCTTCTGGAGCGGCGACCCCGAGGTCGTGAGCAGCGCGGTCCTGCGCGGCGAGCAGTCCAACACCTCGATCATCGTGGAGACGACCTCGACCCCGGTGATCCTCAAGGTCTTCCGCACCCTCTCGCCCGGCGACAACCCCGACATCGCGCTCCAGAGCGCGCTCTCCTCCGCCGGGTGCCCCGCCGTGCCGCTGAGCGTCGGCCACGTCGCCGGCATCTGGGCCGGCCCCGACGGTGATCCCCTCGTCGGTCAGCTCGCCGCCGCGCAGCAGTACCTCCCCGGCTCGCGTGACGCCTGGCGGGTCGCCCTCGAGCGGGCCGCGACGGGCTCCCCCTTCGTCGAGGAGGCACGAGCGCTCGGCCGGGTGACCGCCGAGATCCACTCCACCCTCGCCCGGGTCCTCCCGACCCAGCCCGCCGACGCCGCCCTCGTCGCCGCCCAGGTCGCCGGCATGCGCCGACGCGCCTCGGCCGCGGTCTCCGAGGTCCCCGCGCTCGCCGAGCACGAGGCGCGGATCGAGACCCTCCTCGGCGCCGCCGCCGAGGCGAGCTGGCCGGACCTCCAGCGGGTCCACGGCGACTACCACCTCGGGCAGGTCCTCGACGTGCCCGACGACGGCGGGACGCGCTGGGTCGTCATCGACTTCGAGGGCGAGCCGCTGCGGCCCCTCGACGAGCGCAACGCGCCGGACTCCCCCCTTCGTGATGTCGCCGGGATGCTCCGCTCCCTCGACTACGCCGCTGCGGCGGCCGAGCTGCCCGACGACGAAGCCGCCCGGTGGGCCGAGGAGGCGCAGGCCGCCTTCCTCGAGGGTTACGCGGAGGCCGGCCACCGCGTTGCCGCCGGCGACCCCGTCCTGCGCGCCCTCACCCTCGACAAGGCCCTCTACGAGGTCGTCTACGAGGCCCGCAACCGACCTGCATGGCTCCCGATCCCGGTCCGAGCCGTGACCCGACTCCTCAAGGAGGACGCGTGA
- a CDS encoding alpha-1,4-glucan--maltose-1-phosphate maltosyltransferase, translated as MRTDATPEQSSTPAPRARTPRSRAPQVPLGRIPVLDVRPCIDHGDRPAKSVVGEPFDVTATVFREGHDAVGATVVLTAPDGTETLVPMTCVNPGLSHWVAEVSADATGWWTYRVEGWSDRWGTWLHDATVKIDVGVDEELMLAEGVTLLECALEVPGRTPHGRQLIRDAVDALTAPGEHSARARLTAATGAELREELEVTLPLRELVTASDDLPLLVERELALAGSWYEIFPRSEGAYLDEATGRWVSGTLRTAAERLPAIADMGFDVVYLTPIHPIGTTARKGPNNTLDAGPEDPGSPYAIGSPDGGHDAIHPDLGTFEDLDAFVARARELGLEVALDIALQCSPDHPWVTEHPEWFTTRADGTIAYAENPPKKYQDIYPLNFDNDPAGVYAEVRRVIQVWIDHGVTLFRVDNPHTKAVEFWQWLIADVAQDHPEIIWLSEAFTKPAMMHTLAKVGFQQSYTYYAWRNTPSELDEYVTELSGEAAAYMRPSFWPTTHDILTPYMQFGGPAAWKVRAALAATLVPTWGIYAGYELMEHVARPGAEEQIDNEKYQYKDRRWADYEPGGEREGQSLAGWLTMLNRVRREHPALRLLRNYVRHHVDDENFLAFSKSRTLADGSTDTVIVVANLDPHSTRESTLRLDMGALGMEHWERFEVEDLVTGAVWEWGQENFVRLGVDGEPVHVVAVRGR; from the coding sequence GTGAGGACAGACGCGACCCCCGAGCAATCGTCCACCCCCGCTCCCCGTGCCCGCACGCCGCGCAGCCGGGCCCCCCAGGTTCCCCTGGGGCGGATCCCGGTGCTCGACGTCCGGCCGTGCATCGACCACGGCGACCGGCCGGCGAAGTCCGTCGTGGGCGAGCCCTTCGACGTCACGGCGACGGTCTTCCGCGAGGGCCACGACGCGGTGGGCGCGACCGTCGTCCTGACCGCCCCCGACGGCACCGAGACCCTCGTCCCGATGACCTGCGTCAACCCCGGCCTGAGCCACTGGGTCGCCGAGGTGAGCGCCGACGCCACCGGCTGGTGGACCTACCGCGTCGAGGGATGGTCCGATCGGTGGGGCACCTGGCTGCACGACGCGACCGTCAAGATCGACGTCGGTGTCGACGAGGAGCTCATGCTCGCCGAGGGCGTGACGCTCCTCGAGTGCGCCCTCGAGGTGCCTGGGCGCACGCCCCACGGCCGCCAGCTGATCCGCGATGCCGTCGACGCGCTCACCGCCCCCGGCGAGCACAGCGCCCGGGCCCGCCTCACCGCGGCCACCGGCGCCGAGCTGCGCGAGGAGCTCGAGGTGACCCTCCCGCTGCGCGAGCTCGTGACCGCCAGCGACGACCTCCCGCTGCTCGTCGAGCGCGAGCTGGCCCTGGCCGGGAGCTGGTACGAGATCTTCCCGCGCAGCGAGGGCGCCTACCTCGACGAGGCCACCGGCCGCTGGGTCTCCGGCACGCTGCGGACCGCCGCCGAGCGGCTGCCGGCGATCGCCGACATGGGCTTCGACGTCGTCTACCTCACCCCGATCCACCCGATCGGCACGACCGCGCGCAAGGGCCCGAACAACACGCTCGACGCCGGCCCCGAGGACCCGGGCTCCCCCTACGCCATCGGCTCCCCCGACGGCGGGCACGACGCGATCCACCCCGACCTCGGGACCTTCGAGGACCTCGACGCCTTCGTCGCGCGGGCCCGGGAGCTCGGCCTCGAGGTCGCGCTCGACATCGCGCTGCAGTGCTCCCCCGACCACCCGTGGGTCACCGAGCACCCGGAGTGGTTCACCACCCGCGCCGACGGCACGATCGCCTACGCGGAGAACCCGCCGAAGAAGTACCAGGACATCTACCCGCTGAACTTCGACAACGACCCCGCTGGGGTCTACGCCGAGGTGCGCCGCGTCATCCAGGTGTGGATCGACCACGGCGTCACGCTCTTCCGCGTCGACAACCCGCACACGAAGGCCGTCGAGTTCTGGCAGTGGCTCATCGCGGACGTCGCCCAGGACCACCCAGAGATCATCTGGCTCTCCGAGGCCTTCACCAAGCCCGCGATGATGCACACGCTCGCCAAGGTCGGCTTCCAGCAGAGCTACACGTACTACGCGTGGCGCAACACCCCCTCCGAGCTCGACGAGTACGTCACCGAGCTCTCCGGCGAGGCCGCCGCGTACATGCGACCGAGCTTCTGGCCGACGACGCACGACATCCTCACGCCGTACATGCAGTTCGGCGGGCCCGCGGCGTGGAAGGTGCGCGCGGCGCTGGCCGCGACGCTCGTGCCGACGTGGGGCATCTACGCCGGCTACGAGCTCATGGAGCACGTCGCGCGCCCGGGCGCCGAGGAGCAGATCGACAACGAGAAGTACCAGTACAAGGACCGGCGCTGGGCCGACTACGAGCCCGGCGGCGAGCGCGAGGGCCAGTCCCTCGCCGGCTGGCTGACGATGCTCAACCGCGTCCGGCGCGAGCACCCCGCCCTGCGGCTGCTGCGCAACTACGTGCGCCACCACGTCGACGACGAGAACTTCCTCGCCTTCAGCAAGTCGCGCACGCTCGCGGACGGCAGCACCGACACGGTCATCGTCGTCGCCAACCTCGACCCCCACAGCACCCGCGAGTCGACGCTGCGGCTCGACATGGGCGCGCTCGGGATGGAGCACTGGGAGCGCTTCGAGGTCGAGGACCTCGTGACCGGCGCCGTCTGGGAGTGGGGCCAGGAGAACTTCGTCCGGCTCGGCGTCGACGGCGAGCCGGTGCACGTCGTCGCGGTCAGGGGCCGCTGA
- a CDS encoding T3SS (YopN, CesT) and YbjN peptide-binding chaperone 1 has product MSDPTALPNLTPPSGPTGGQQGGNQTGLTAEPGEQITEAPLSDRVRDALVELGVEAKIDDDGDVAFAFEDQQLFVRTDNESNVLRVFGQWSLEDPVPTDELERLKVSNDVNVAFNLVKAAVANDTLLVTSEHILPRGADVRGLLGVAVPLVIQGVQLWHQRATGQVPGGAQGGSPEGEQVSE; this is encoded by the coding sequence ATGAGCGATCCCACCGCACTCCCGAACCTCACGCCCCCGAGCGGCCCCACCGGCGGCCAGCAGGGCGGCAACCAGACCGGCCTCACCGCCGAGCCCGGCGAGCAGATCACCGAGGCCCCCCTGAGCGACCGCGTCCGTGACGCGCTCGTCGAGCTCGGGGTCGAGGCGAAGATCGACGACGACGGCGACGTCGCCTTCGCCTTCGAGGACCAGCAGCTCTTCGTCCGCACGGACAACGAGTCCAACGTGCTGCGCGTCTTCGGCCAGTGGTCCCTCGAGGACCCGGTGCCGACCGACGAGCTCGAGCGGCTCAAGGTGAGCAACGACGTCAACGTCGCCTTCAACCTCGTCAAGGCTGCCGTCGCCAACGACACCCTCCTCGTGACGAGCGAGCACATCCTCCCGCGCGGCGCCGACGTCCGCGGACTGCTCGGCGTCGCCGTCCCGCTCGTCATCCAGGGCGTCCAGCTCTGGCACCAGCGCGCGACCGGGCAGGTCCCGGGCGGTGCGCAGGGCGGGTCCCCCGAGGGCGAGCAGGTCTCCGAGTGA
- the glgX gene encoding glycogen debranching protein GlgX — protein MSPDAQPVDALTLDRVPSPGAHLVAGGLEVAVHAPFATAVTLCLFGTTGDPATERRVRLTQRRKGWWYGRVEGVGAGERYGYRVDGPWDPQAGHRHNPAKVLLDPYARMVDRTLTQYPPALYGHHVEESGTGDLASRSELDSAGLAPLGVLVDEGFDWGEHPRPHHELADSVIYEVHVKEMTATLPGVPENLRGTYAGLAHPATIEHLRALGVTAVELLPIHHFTTEPEVGRRGLVNHWGYNTLGFFAPHLPYASTDDPQEALAELKGMVRLLHEAGIEVILDVVYNHTAEQSVAGATLSWRGLGASTYYRLDERGLDVDVTGCGNTLDLREPVVQRMVLDSLRYWVVECGIDGFRFDLAVALARGTHDDYDPGHPFLTALRTDPVLSDVHLISEPWDVGPHGWRTGQFPTPFAEWNDRYRDAVREFWLPDLAVARGARGGAIMHGVRHIATRLAGSQDLFGDPERGPEASINFVTAHDGFTVADLVAYDHKHNGANGEEGRDGTDHNLSWNHGVEGESDDPAVLGLRRRSQRNLLATLLLSTGVPMLASGDEIGRSTRGNNNPYCQDGPLTWLDWELSPEQEDLLATTQALVRWRRELPTLRQRRFFTGNPVDDDGSTDIAWYDEAGAEMGHQWGESSRRTLQMYLNGVHLGHRPVLLVLHGEGHDGQVTLPSPPGVSSYRLLWDSSWERPADDESALPTVPLDARTVDVAAATIRIYLADDAT, from the coding sequence ATGTCGCCTGACGCACAGCCCGTCGACGCCCTGACGCTCGACCGGGTGCCCTCCCCCGGGGCCCACCTCGTCGCCGGCGGGCTCGAGGTCGCCGTCCACGCCCCCTTCGCCACCGCCGTCACCCTCTGCCTCTTCGGCACGACGGGGGATCCCGCCACCGAGCGCCGGGTCCGGCTCACCCAGCGGCGCAAGGGCTGGTGGTACGGCCGGGTCGAAGGGGTCGGTGCCGGTGAGCGCTACGGCTACCGGGTCGACGGTCCGTGGGACCCGCAGGCGGGTCACCGGCACAACCCCGCCAAGGTCCTGCTCGACCCGTACGCCCGGATGGTCGACCGGACCCTGACGCAGTACCCGCCGGCGCTCTACGGCCACCACGTCGAGGAGTCCGGGACCGGCGACCTCGCGAGCCGCAGCGAGCTCGACTCCGCCGGGCTCGCGCCGCTCGGGGTCCTCGTCGACGAGGGCTTCGACTGGGGCGAGCACCCGCGCCCGCACCACGAGCTCGCGGACAGCGTGATCTACGAGGTGCACGTCAAGGAGATGACCGCGACCCTCCCCGGCGTCCCCGAGAACCTGCGCGGAACCTACGCCGGGCTCGCCCACCCGGCGACGATCGAGCACCTCCGGGCGCTCGGCGTGACCGCCGTCGAGCTGCTGCCGATCCACCACTTCACCACCGAGCCCGAGGTCGGGCGGCGCGGGCTCGTCAACCACTGGGGCTACAACACCCTCGGCTTCTTCGCCCCGCACCTGCCCTACGCGTCGACCGACGACCCGCAGGAGGCGCTCGCCGAGCTCAAGGGCATGGTCAGGCTGCTCCACGAGGCCGGCATCGAGGTCATCCTCGACGTCGTCTACAACCACACCGCCGAGCAGTCCGTGGCCGGGGCGACGCTGTCGTGGCGGGGGCTGGGGGCGAGCACCTACTACCGCCTCGACGAGCGCGGGCTCGACGTCGACGTCACCGGCTGCGGCAACACCCTCGACCTGCGCGAGCCCGTCGTCCAGCGGATGGTCCTCGACTCGCTGCGCTACTGGGTCGTCGAGTGCGGCATCGACGGCTTCCGCTTCGACCTGGCCGTCGCGCTCGCCAGGGGCACCCACGACGACTACGACCCGGGCCACCCCTTCCTCACCGCGCTGAGGACCGACCCCGTCCTCTCCGACGTCCACCTCATCTCAGAGCCGTGGGACGTCGGCCCGCACGGCTGGCGGACCGGCCAGTTCCCCACCCCCTTCGCCGAGTGGAACGACCGCTACCGCGACGCCGTCCGTGAGTTCTGGCTGCCCGACCTCGCCGTCGCGCGGGGCGCGCGCGGCGGCGCGATCATGCACGGCGTGCGGCACATCGCGACCCGGCTGGCCGGCTCGCAGGACCTCTTCGGCGACCCCGAGCGAGGGCCGGAGGCGTCGATCAACTTCGTCACCGCGCACGACGGATTCACCGTGGCCGACCTCGTCGCCTACGACCACAAGCACAACGGCGCCAACGGCGAGGAGGGCCGCGACGGCACCGATCACAACCTCTCGTGGAACCACGGCGTCGAGGGCGAGAGCGACGACCCTGCGGTGCTCGGGCTGCGCCGCCGGTCGCAGCGCAACCTGCTCGCGACGCTGCTGCTGAGCACCGGCGTGCCGATGCTCGCCTCCGGCGACGAGATCGGGCGCAGCACCCGCGGCAACAACAACCCCTACTGCCAGGACGGGCCGCTCACCTGGCTCGACTGGGAGCTCTCCCCCGAGCAGGAGGACCTGCTCGCGACGACCCAGGCGCTCGTGCGGTGGCGGCGCGAGCTGCCGACGCTGCGGCAGCGGCGCTTCTTCACCGGCAACCCGGTCGACGACGACGGCTCGACCGACATCGCCTGGTACGACGAGGCCGGCGCCGAGATGGGACATCAGTGGGGCGAGTCCTCACGCCGGACGCTGCAGATGTACCTCAACGGCGTGCACCTCGGGCACCGACCGGTGCTCCTCGTCCTCCACGGTGAGGGGCACGACGGCCAGGTCACCCTCCCTTCGCCCCCCGGGGTCAGCAGTTACCGGCTGCTCTGGGACAGCTCGTGGGAGCGCCCGGCCGACGACGAGTCGGCCCTGCCGACCGTGCCGTTGGACGCCCGCACGGTCGACGTCGCCGCCGCGACGATCCGCATCTACCTCGCCGACGACGCGACCTGA
- the glgP gene encoding alpha-glucan family phosphorylase yields MKAIRRFSVRTVLPEPIAALGELATNLRWSWYTPARELFASIDAERWETVRHDPVRLLSALSRSELDALATDEAFVGRVREAKADLDAYLGARQWYQEYAERTEHAPQAIAYFSPEYGITEVLPQYSGGLGILAGDHLKAASDLGVPIVGVGLFYKTGYFEQSLGRDGWQHEDYPVLDPQGLPLSLLREEDGNPVVITLAMPEGRELNAHVWRAQVGRVPLLLLDSDVPGNDEAMRGVTDRLYGGAGEQRLQQEMLLGIGGVRALRAWSRLTGAPAPEVFHTNEGHAGFLGIERISEFTQSSDMTFDEAMEAARAGTVFTTHTPVPAGIDRFDAELVRLYLGDGQALPGIPTDRLLALGAESYEGGKDGIFNMAVMGLRLAKRANGVSQLHGEVSREMFDGLWPGFDDTEVPITSITNGVHAPTWVDDKVYALARDFLGGRDVEANDRWDQIGKVPGDHIWATKREMREQLVLEVRRRLRASWLKRGATEAELGWTDSVLDPDVLTIGFARRVPTYKRLTLMLRDPERLKALLNHPERPVQLVIAGKSHPADETGKQLIQQMVRFADDPEVRGRIVFLPNYDIGMAKDLYPGCDVWLNNPLRPFEACGTSGMKAALNGGLNLSILDGWWDEWFDGENGWAIPTADGVEDPDRRDDIEASALYDLIEKHVTKLFYDRDEDELPQRWIAMLRHTMSTLGPKVLATRMVRDYTEKLYTPTAQGNAAVSADGHAGARDLSAYKAKVHAAWPSISVDHVEAHGLSDMPEVGETLHVDAYVRLDGLEPGEVDVQVVMGTAAIGSDDLSDWTTESLAFVERYHDGITKYSGQIAIERTGQFGYTVRVLPQHEHLAFQSSLGLVANA; encoded by the coding sequence GTGAAGGCCATCCGTCGTTTCAGCGTCCGTACCGTCCTGCCCGAGCCCATCGCCGCCCTCGGCGAGCTCGCGACCAACCTGCGCTGGAGCTGGTACACGCCGGCCCGCGAGCTCTTTGCGAGCATCGACGCCGAGCGGTGGGAGACGGTGCGCCACGACCCCGTCCGCCTGCTCTCCGCGCTGAGCCGCAGCGAGCTCGACGCGCTCGCCACCGATGAGGCCTTCGTCGGCCGCGTACGGGAGGCCAAGGCCGACCTCGACGCCTACCTCGGCGCCCGCCAGTGGTACCAGGAGTACGCCGAGCGCACCGAGCACGCGCCGCAGGCCATCGCCTACTTCAGCCCCGAGTACGGCATCACCGAGGTGCTGCCGCAGTACTCCGGCGGCCTCGGCATCCTCGCCGGCGACCACCTCAAGGCCGCGAGCGACCTCGGCGTGCCGATCGTCGGCGTCGGTCTGTTCTACAAGACCGGCTACTTCGAGCAGTCGCTGGGCCGGGACGGCTGGCAGCACGAGGACTACCCGGTCCTCGACCCGCAGGGCCTGCCGCTCTCGCTGCTCCGCGAGGAGGACGGCAACCCCGTCGTCATCACGCTCGCCATGCCCGAGGGGCGCGAGCTCAACGCCCACGTCTGGCGTGCCCAGGTCGGCCGTGTGCCGCTGCTCCTCCTCGACAGCGACGTCCCCGGCAACGACGAGGCGATGCGCGGTGTCACCGACCGGCTCTACGGCGGCGCGGGAGAGCAGCGGCTGCAGCAGGAGATGCTCCTCGGCATCGGCGGCGTCCGGGCCCTGCGTGCCTGGTCGCGCCTCACCGGCGCCCCGGCGCCCGAGGTCTTCCACACCAACGAGGGCCACGCCGGCTTCCTCGGCATCGAGCGGATCAGCGAGTTCACGCAGTCGAGCGACATGACCTTCGACGAGGCGATGGAGGCCGCCCGCGCCGGCACCGTCTTCACCACCCACACCCCGGTCCCGGCCGGCATCGACCGTTTCGACGCCGAGCTCGTCCGGCTCTACCTCGGTGACGGCCAGGCGCTGCCCGGCATCCCGACCGACCGGCTGCTCGCGCTCGGCGCCGAGAGCTACGAGGGCGGCAAGGACGGCATCTTCAACATGGCCGTCATGGGCCTGCGCCTCGCCAAGCGCGCCAACGGCGTCTCGCAGCTCCACGGCGAGGTCTCCCGCGAGATGTTCGACGGGCTGTGGCCGGGCTTCGACGACACCGAGGTCCCGATCACCTCGATCACCAACGGCGTCCACGCCCCGACCTGGGTCGACGACAAGGTCTATGCCCTCGCCCGCGACTTCCTCGGGGGCCGCGACGTCGAGGCCAACGACCGCTGGGACCAGATCGGCAAGGTCCCGGGCGACCACATCTGGGCGACGAAGCGCGAGATGCGCGAGCAGCTCGTCCTCGAGGTCCGCCGCCGCCTGCGCGCGAGCTGGCTCAAGCGCGGCGCGACCGAGGCGGAGCTCGGCTGGACCGACAGCGTCCTGGACCCCGACGTGCTGACCATCGGCTTCGCCCGCCGTGTGCCGACCTACAAGCGCCTCACCCTCATGCTCCGCGACCCCGAGCGGCTCAAGGCCCTGCTCAACCACCCGGAGCGCCCGGTCCAGCTCGTCATCGCCGGCAAGTCCCACCCCGCCGACGAGACCGGCAAGCAGCTCATCCAGCAGATGGTCCGCTTCGCCGACGACCCCGAGGTCCGGGGCCGCATCGTCTTCCTGCCGAACTACGACATCGGCATGGCCAAGGACCTCTACCCGGGCTGCGACGTCTGGCTCAACAACCCCCTTCGCCCGTTCGAGGCCTGCGGGACCTCGGGCATGAAGGCCGCCCTCAACGGCGGGCTCAACCTCTCCATCCTCGACGGCTGGTGGGACGAGTGGTTCGACGGTGAGAACGGCTGGGCCATCCCGACCGCCGACGGGGTCGAGGACCCCGACCGCCGCGACGACATCGAGGCCTCGGCGCTCTACGACCTCATCGAGAAGCACGTCACGAAGCTCTTCTACGACCGGGACGAGGACGAGCTGCCGCAGCGCTGGATCGCGATGCTGCGCCACACGATGAGCACCCTCGGCCCGAAGGTCCTCGCGACCCGCATGGTCCGCGACTACACCGAGAAGCTCTACACGCCGACCGCGCAGGGCAACGCCGCGGTGAGCGCCGACGGTCACGCCGGTGCCCGCGACCTCTCCGCGTACAAGGCGAAGGTCCACGCGGCCTGGCCGAGCATCTCGGTCGACCACGTCGAGGCGCACGGGCTCTCGGACATGCCCGAGGTGGGGGAGACCCTCCACGTCGACGCCTACGTCCGGCTCGACGGGCTCGAGCCCGGCGAGGTCGACGTCCAGGTCGTCATGGGCACCGCGGCGATCGGCTCCGACGACCTCAGCGACTGGACCACCGAGTCGCTCGCCTTCGTCGAGCGCTACCACGACGGGATCACGAAGTACTCGGGCCAGATCGCCATCGAGCGGACCGGTCAGTTCGGGTACACCGTGCGGGTGCTCCCGCAGCACGAGCACCTGGCCTTCCAGTCCTCGCTCGGCCTCGTCGCCAACGCCTGA
- a CDS encoding enoyl-CoA hydratase/isomerase family protein — translation MSELVRVEVEDGLGIIRLDRPKMNALNTQLQREIIAAAAEVTERDDIAAVIVYGGERVFAAGADIKEMADMSYSDMADNGVLLQQFSRAVAAIPKPTVAAITGFALGGGCELALMCDFRIAADNAKLGQPEMLLGVIPGFGGSQRLARLVGPSKAKDLIYSGRFVDAAEALDMGLVDQVVPAAEVLDAARAMMRQYVGGPRLALRAAKEAIDKGLEVDLETGLEIERHLFTGMFATKDRAIGMESFVENGPGKATFEGA, via the coding sequence GTGAGCGAGCTCGTCCGCGTCGAGGTCGAGGACGGCCTCGGGATCATCCGGCTCGACCGGCCGAAGATGAACGCCCTCAACACCCAGCTGCAGCGCGAGATCATCGCGGCCGCGGCCGAGGTGACCGAGCGCGACGACATCGCCGCGGTGATCGTCTACGGCGGGGAGCGCGTCTTCGCCGCCGGGGCGGACATCAAGGAGATGGCCGACATGTCGTACTCCGACATGGCCGACAACGGCGTCCTGCTCCAGCAGTTCAGCCGGGCCGTCGCGGCGATCCCGAAGCCGACCGTCGCGGCGATCACCGGGTTCGCCCTCGGTGGCGGGTGCGAGCTGGCCCTCATGTGCGACTTCCGGATCGCCGCCGACAACGCCAAGCTCGGCCAGCCCGAGATGCTCCTCGGCGTCATCCCCGGCTTCGGCGGCAGCCAGCGGCTGGCGCGACTCGTCGGCCCCTCGAAGGCGAAGGACCTCATCTACTCGGGCCGCTTCGTCGACGCTGCCGAGGCGCTCGACATGGGTCTCGTCGACCAGGTCGTCCCCGCGGCCGAGGTGCTCGACGCCGCGAGGGCGATGATGCGCCAGTACGTCGGCGGCCCCCGCCTCGCGCTGCGCGCGGCCAAGGAGGCCATCGACAAGGGCCTCGAGGTCGACCTCGAGACCGGCCTGGAGATCGAGCGGCACCTCTTCACCGGGATGTTCGCCACGAAGGACCGCGCCATCGGGATGGAGTCCTTCGTCGAGAACGGTCCCGGCAAGGCGACCTTCGAGGGCGCCTGA
- a CDS encoding class I SAM-dependent methyltransferase — translation MGQTPASAEDVARAWEDNKLAQVLYHDWEAQTYDEKWSISFDERCQAVVRDRFLRIVTGRLQPGEQLPYGTALELGAGTGFFSLNLKLAGILDEVHVTDLSPGMVEAAQANAERLGFTVEGRVADAESLPYDDDTFDIVVGHAVIHHIPDVERTLREIVRVLKPGGRFVIAGEPTTIGHRYARALGRLTWETATRVAALPPLRQRWARPQAELDESSRAAALEAVVDLHTFDPGELARTARRAGAEQVGTATEELTSAFFGWPVRTFEYAVKEEALGFRWAMFAYNGWQRLMRVDDVLAHVVPQRFYYNVGVTGVKPPR, via the coding sequence ATGGGGCAGACGCCCGCGAGCGCCGAGGACGTGGCGCGCGCCTGGGAGGACAACAAGCTCGCCCAGGTGCTCTATCACGACTGGGAGGCGCAGACCTACGACGAGAAGTGGTCGATCAGCTTCGACGAGCGCTGCCAGGCCGTCGTGCGTGACCGCTTCCTGCGCATCGTCACGGGCCGTCTCCAGCCGGGGGAGCAGCTGCCGTACGGCACCGCGCTCGAGCTCGGTGCCGGCACCGGCTTCTTCTCCCTCAACCTCAAGCTCGCGGGCATCCTCGACGAGGTCCACGTCACCGACCTGTCCCCGGGGATGGTCGAGGCGGCCCAGGCCAACGCCGAGCGGCTCGGCTTCACCGTCGAGGGGCGCGTCGCCGACGCGGAGTCGCTGCCCTACGACGACGACACCTTCGACATCGTCGTCGGCCACGCGGTCATCCACCACATCCCCGACGTGGAGCGCACCCTGCGCGAGATCGTCCGGGTGCTCAAGCCTGGCGGCCGCTTCGTCATCGCCGGTGAGCCGACCACCATCGGCCACCGCTACGCCCGGGCGCTGGGCCGGCTGACGTGGGAGACCGCGACCCGGGTCGCGGCCCTGCCGCCCCTGCGGCAGCGGTGGGCCCGGCCGCAGGCCGAGCTCGACGAGTCGTCCCGGGCGGCCGCCCTCGAGGCCGTCGTCGACCTGCACACCTTCGACCCCGGCGAGCTCGCGCGGACCGCGCGACGGGCCGGGGCCGAGCAGGTGGGGACCGCGACGGAGGAGCTGACGAGCGCCTTCTTCGGCTGGCCGGTGCGGACCTTCGAGTACGCCGTCAAGGAGGAGGCCCTCGGGTTCCGCTGGGCGATGTTCGCCTACAACGGCTGGCAGCGGCTCATGCGCGTCGACGACGTCCTCGCCCACGTCGTGCCGCAGCGCTTCTACTACAACGTCGGGGTGACCGGCGTGAAGCCACCTCGGTGA